The Desulfonatronum lacustre DSM 10312 region CCAGGATTTGGCCACGGGCCGTCTGGTCAACGTGGGCGAGGCCGTGGGAATCATCGCGGCCCAGTCCATCGGCGAGCCGGGTACGCAGCTGACCATGCGCACCTTCCACATCGGCGGCACTGCGTCCAAGGAAATCGAACAATCCTCCATCACGGCCCATTTCGTCGGTCGGGTGATCCTGTCCCGGGTCAAGACCGTGGAGAACTCCGAAGGTCACGCCCTGATCATCAACAAGAGCGGCCAGTTGAGCATCGTGGATGATCAAGGGCGGGAGCGCGAAAAGTACACTTTGCCCCTGGGCGCGAAGCTGTTCGTCCAGGACCAGCAGGAAGTGGAAAAGGGTAAGTTGCTGGTGGAGTGGGACCCCTTCAACGAGCCTTTTGTCGTGGACGTGGAAGGCTCGGTCCGGTTTACGGACATCATCGAGGGCCGGACCTTCCAGGACAAGATGGATGAAACCACTCTGCGGACCACCAAGACCATCATTGAGTACCGGACGACCAACTATCGTCCGGCCATTGCCATCCATGATGATCAGGGCAACCAAGTGATCCGTCCGGGGACCAATTCGCCGGCCATGTTCCAATTGCCGGTGGGCGCGGTGCTCATGGTCCAGGACGGCGACCAGGTCCGTCCCGGAGACATCATCGCCCGAAAGCCGCGGGAGACCTCCAAGACCCGCGACATCGTCGGTGGTCTTCCCCGGGTGGCCGAGCTGTTCGAGGTCCGCAAGCCCAAGGAACTGGGAGTGGTTTCGGAAATCGACGGGCTCGTCTCCTTCGGTCCGGACGCCAAGGGCAAGCGCAAGTTGATCGTCACCCCGGACACCGGTGAGCCGAAAGAATACCTGGTACCCAAGGGCAAGCACATCACGGTGCAGGAGGGCGACCTGGTCGAAGCCGGAGAATTGCTGACCGAAGGCTATCCCGAACTGCACGACATCCTGAAGATCAAAGGTGAGAAGCAGTTGGCCAAGTATCTCGTGGAAGAGGTCCAGGACGTGTATCGACACCAAGGGGTGCAGATCAACGACAAGCACATTGAAGTGATCGTGCGTCAGATGTTGAAAAAGGTCCAGGTCATTGAGCCGGGAGAGACGCCGTTTCTTCTTGGCGAGCAGGTGGACAAGCACCGATTCATGCAGGAGAACCTGCGTTGTCTGGAAAACGGACTGCAGCCGGCGGTGGCCGAGCCGCTGGTGTTGGGCATCACCCAGGCTTCCTTGAACACGGACTCGTTCATCTCCGCCGCGTCGTTCCAGGAAACGACCAAGGTCCTGACTGAGGCTTCCCTGCGAGGCAAGGAGGACTATCTGATGGGACTCAAGGAAAACGTGATCGTCGGGCGGCTCGTTCCGGCCGGTACGGGGTATCGTCGCTATACGGACTGCGACATCAGCGTCCCTGATCAACCGGAACGCGAGGATTCTTTTTTGGAAGGCCTGGAGCAGGACCATCTATTGGTGGACGAATACTAACCGCTATCGGGCGCATGCCCCGGGCATAATCACGGCTTGGCTTCGTGATTGTCCGCGAAAAGTGGAGACCGGCCGTCCGGTTTCCACTTTTTTATGCCCGAAATCGGGGCATGAGATCGGCCCTTGGATCGGAGTTTGAAACAAGGGTTGACAAGCAGAGCTTGAAATAATAAACATCCCCTCTTTTGACGTTCAATCTGGAGACGTATGTATGCCCACGATCAGTCAGTTGATTCGCAATGAGCGAAAGAAAATCGAAAAGCGGAAAAAGACCCCGGCCCTGCAGAGCTGTCCGCAACGGCGCGGCGTCTGCGTCCGGGTCTATACGACCACTCCGAAGAAGCCGAACTCGGCATTGCGAAAAGTGGCCAGGGTCCGGTTGACCAACGGGATCGAAGTGACTTCCTATATTCCCGGGGAAGGCCATAATCTTCAAGAGCACTCCGTGGTTATGATTCGCGGCGGTCGTGTCAAGGACCTGCCCGGCGTGCGTTACCATATCGTGCGTGGCAGCCTGGACACCTCCGGAGTACAGGATCGTCGTCAGAGCCGCTCCAAGTACGGGGCGAAGCGACCAAAATCGTAAAAGGACCAGAGAAACATGCCAAGAAAAGGACCCATTCCGAAGCGAGTCATTCTGCCTGACCCGGTGTACGGCAGTCAGTTGGTCACCAGGTTCATCAATCGGTTGATGTATGGTGGAAAGAAAAGCGTTGTCGAAGGCATCTTCTTTCAAGCCCTGGACTTCCTCTCCGAGAAAACCCAGGAGCCGGCCTTGAAGTCGTTCGAGCAGGCCGTGGACAACGTCCGTCCCCAGGTCGAGGTCAAGTCTCGGCGCGTGGGCGGCGCGACCTACCAAGTTCCGGTGGAGGTCGCTTCCGGTCGGCAAACTTCGTTGGCCATTC contains the following coding sequences:
- the rpsL gene encoding 30S ribosomal protein S12, producing the protein MPTISQLIRNERKKIEKRKKTPALQSCPQRRGVCVRVYTTTPKKPNSALRKVARVRLTNGIEVTSYIPGEGHNLQEHSVVMIRGGRVKDLPGVRYHIVRGSLDTSGVQDRRQSRSKYGAKRPKS
- the rpsG gene encoding 30S ribosomal protein S7; the protein is MPRKGPIPKRVILPDPVYGSQLVTRFINRLMYGGKKSVVEGIFFQALDFLSEKTQEPALKSFEQAVDNVRPQVEVKSRRVGGATYQVPVEVASGRQTSLAIRWLINYSRNRGEKGMVQRLGAELLDAYNNRGGAVKKREDTHKMADANKAFAHFRW